The stretch of DNA CCCAAGTGCTGACAGGGGTTTCCGGGGGGTTTTCTAGCCTAGCTTGGCATCCTCAAGGTAAATTCCTCGCCGCAGGTGGTGACAAAGGCGAATTACTGGTTTGGTCTAAGGTAGCAAGAGGTCAAGGATTCGGACGTAGTTAACAATACAAACTCATGCACGTTGAAGGTAGTCAATTAATTGGCTATGCTGTATCAGAAATAGTATTTATCTGTGAATTATGAACATAGCCAAAATGATTTTGCTTGCCTGTCCTGTATTTATTGGATCTATACTACTGGTAGCAAATCCTGCACAGGCATCTAATCTTAAACCTGAATTCGCGTCACAAATGATTTCGGTAGCATCTACCCAACCCATGAGCGAATTAGTAACGCTTCATGCCACCAAAACATCTAACCCAATTATGGATCAACTTGGTTGTAATTGCGCGACTTGTTTTCAGTCTAAATTTGAAATGCTGCAAGGGAAATTTCCCTCTGTAGACTTTTAATTAAAACTACAGATAGTCTCAAGGCGCAGCATTGCTGTGTCCTTGATTATGTATTTTGCTTTTTAATTACCTCTGCTGACTTTGTTGATTGACAATTTATTTTAATTTTGAATTATGCTAACTTTTAGTTGAGCGTCATTTTAAGCCAAAAATATTTAAAGGTTTGTAGTCAGGACTTTAGTCCTGCAAATATCAATATACTCAAATTCCTGACTGTTTAAATAAGTCGGGAATTTTTCTGTTCATAACTCAATCAGAATGACACTTTGGGAAAGCAAACAAAAGTGGTATCAATTGGAACTATTTAACATAGTATAGTGAAGTATTTTGGAACAATCAAAGACAAATAAATGTCCATAATTTCTCAAGCTAGGGCTACAATTGCTTTAGATTCATTAGTCTGAGCAATAATCACCATCATCACCACAGCCACTATTTTTAAATGATTATCCTTTTCATACATTCAATTAGGAGTTGATGATGCTAAAAAAAATACTATCAAAGCATTCCTTACGAGCTACCTTAGCCGTCTTCACAATTGGATTTCTTGGCTGTGCAAATCAAACAGGAAGCACTTCATTCACTCAGACAACCACTAGGATAGACGAGAATCTTCCTCGTGTTGTCGCAACTACCAGCATACTTTGCGACTTAACTAGACAAGTAGCTGAAAATACAATTAACCTGATTTGCTTGGGTTCTCCTGGTAACGACTCCTACCTTTATCAACCCAGACCAGAAGACCGGGAAGCGATCGCACAAGCTGATATAATTCTCCACAGTGGCTACAATTTAAAACCAGAATTTAGCAAAATAGTGGCAGAAAGTCAAAATTCTGCACCCAAAATAGCTGTAAGTCAACTGGCGGTTTCTCAACCACAGCAATTTCAAGCATCTGGAAAAAATTTAACTAACCCTCATATTTGGCATAATCCTCAGAACACTATCAAAATGGTAGAGGTAATTAGCAAAAATTTGGAGAAATTAGCACCGGACAACGCCACATTATATAGTGGTAATGCCAAATTAATTAAAAATGAACTAACTCAACTCGATAGTTGGATAAAATCCCGAATAGAAACTATTCCTGCTAATCAACGCAAGTTAGCCACAACTAGTAATGTCCTAAATTATTACACTACAGCCTACAAAATTCCTTTAGTCGGGTTAAATGGTATCAGTAATCAAGTAAATCCCACAGATACACAAATACAAAATTGGGCGAAAACTATCCAGCAAGCGCAAGTACCAACAATATTTGCGGAGACAACAATTAACTCCGAATTAATTGAACCTGTGGCGACAAAGGCTAATGTCAGACTCTCCAAAAGGCAATTATATACTTATGGACTAGGTGAACCCGGAAGCGAAGCCGATACCTATCAGAAAATCATGGTTGCTAATACACGCACAATTGTAGAAGGTTTGGGAGGGACTTATCTAATCTTTGTACCGACAGTTGCTCAATGAAAAGAATGCTAGCAACTATATAGCAATCCTATCTGATTTGCTTTCCACCGCGAGGCTTAGATCCCTTTGGGTTCGTAACTGATTTAGGATTGTTATATTAGGATCAGAATGTATCAAGTTGCTTGAGAAAATCGGCTGAAGAATTTGTGGAATTACTGTAAAGTAAATGCTCATGGTTTGATGAGACGTTCCTCAGACTTACGGTATTTAGCAATTAGCTTGCGGCGTTGGAGGGGTGGATAAAGCAGCATAGTTGCTAAAGGTAATCCGGTTCCTGATAGTGCTAATAAAATGTAGGGATTTAGCAGTCCGATTATACAACCAATTCCAAAACTAATTCCTAATCCTGCTGTGAGTAGCAGCAACCGTCGAACAATTGACTTATGCTCAAAAGTGTAAATCATATTTTTAGCCACTATAACAGCCCCACCCATAGCCACCATAGCAGCCCCACTCATAGCCACACCCCCAGCACCAACCCCAGCCCCAACCATAGCCACTATAACAGCCCCACCCCCACCCACAGCTATAGCCCCCATAACAGCACCACTCACAGCCCCACCCCCACTCACAACCCCACTCACAACCCCACCCGCAGCACCACCCGCAGCACCACCCAAAGCCCC from Nodularia sp. LEGE 06071 encodes:
- a CDS encoding metal ABC transporter solute-binding protein, Zn/Mn family, with the protein product MMLKKILSKHSLRATLAVFTIGFLGCANQTGSTSFTQTTTRIDENLPRVVATTSILCDLTRQVAENTINLICLGSPGNDSYLYQPRPEDREAIAQADIILHSGYNLKPEFSKIVAESQNSAPKIAVSQLAVSQPQQFQASGKNLTNPHIWHNPQNTIKMVEVISKNLEKLAPDNATLYSGNAKLIKNELTQLDSWIKSRIETIPANQRKLATTSNVLNYYTTAYKIPLVGLNGISNQVNPTDTQIQNWAKTIQQAQVPTIFAETTINSELIEPVATKANVRLSKRQLYTYGLGEPGSEADTYQKIMVANTRTIVEGLGGTYLIFVPTVAQ